In Papaver somniferum cultivar HN1 chromosome 1, ASM357369v1, whole genome shotgun sequence, a genomic segment contains:
- the LOC113353687 gene encoding uncharacterized protein LOC113353687, giving the protein MALAGVLSKLIDDAVGRKQLHGFQVAEGGLMISHLQFADDTLLFVDANADEIRRLLLNLTSFEALTGMKLNLEKSSMVSVDADNSVKELALELGCKVEKLPIKYLSLPIGATTKCISVWDYVIRRMEDKLATWKRKFLSKAGRPKHMGGLGVKDLSCTSRALKAKWIWRSTRFWLDNWTSLGPIKNRYPAVYKASRNKTASVFEMISEGRLVCNSRRRLTQLEQMEWDMLCNELGPVHSLNGGEDQIDILDGFTAKKCYDWQMEDDTVWDFERFLWKKNIPPKVSFMLWANFHDSLPTRSMLKHRRVQVQDDKCLFCRQQEETADHLFVNCNYAREVWNHFIKAFKVSWVLPSSVRSHFEAWRFNNLTGKCRSVWWKVLYAVMWHLWKERGSRAFGGRTKEADELVFIIKQSIMLWLSDEKVFKDFTANQVLFHRDTVIHI; this is encoded by the exons ATGGCTTTGGCAGGAG TGTTATCTAAGCTGATAGATGATGCAGTGGGGAGGAAACAACTACATGGTTTTCAGGTGGCAGAAGGTGGATTGATGATATCTCATTTGCAGTTTGCAGATGACACTTTGTTATTTGTCGATGCTAATGCAGATGAAATCAGAAGATTACTTCTAAATCTTACATCTTTTGAAGCTTTAACGGGTATGAAGCTAAATTTGGAAAAGAGTTCTATGGTTAGTGTTGATGCTGATAATTCAGTTAAAGAACTTGCTTTGGAGCTGGGGTGTAAAGTGGAGAAATTGCCTATTAAATACTTAAGCTTGCCAATTGGTGCTACAACTAAATGCATTTCAGTTTGGGATTATGTTATTAGAAGGATGGAGGACAAATTAGCTACATGGAAGAGGAAGTTTTTATCTAAAGCTGGCAG ACCTAAACATATGGGTGGATTGGGTGTTAAGGATTTGAGCTGTACAAGTAGAGCACTGAAAGCAAAATGGATTTGGAG GTCTACAAGGTTCTGGCTAGATAATTGGACTTCACTTGGGCCAATTAAGAACAGATACCCTGCTGTGTATAAAGCTAGTAGAAACAAAACTGCTTCTGTTTTTGAAATGATTTCAGAAGGTAGACTTGTATGTAATAGCAGGAGAAGACTTACTCAGCTGGAACAAATGGAGTGGGATATGCTTTGCAATGAATTGGGTCCTGTGCACAGTCTGAATGGTGGAGAGGATCAGATTGATATATTGGATGGGTTTACTGCTAAGAAGTGCTATGATTGGCAAATGGAAGATGATACAGTTTGGGATTTTGAGAGATTTCTTTGGAAAAAAAACATTCCACCAAAGGTTAGCTTCATGTTATGGGCAAACTTCCATGATTCATTGCCAACTAGAAGTATGCTTAAGCATAGAAGAGTGCAAGTACAAGATGATAAGTGCTTATTTTGTAGACAGCAGGAGGAAACTGCAGATCATCTCTTTGTGAACTGCAATTATGCTAGGGAGGTGTGGAATCATTTCATTAAGGCATTTAAAGTTTCATGGGTGTTACCAAGTTCAGTGAGAAGTCATTTTGAGGCTTGGAGGTTCAACAATCTTACTGGCAAATGTAGATCTGTTTGGTGGAAAGTGCTCTACGCTGTCATGTGGCATTTGTGGAAGGAAAGAGGAAGTAGAGCTTTTGGAGGCAGGACTAAGGAAGCTGATGAACTAGTTTTCATAATTAAGCAATCAATTATGCTTTGGTTGTCTGATGAGAAGGTTTTCAAGGATTTTACTGCAAACCAAGTTCTTTTTCACAGGGATACAGTGATTCACATATAG